One region of Chitinophaga varians genomic DNA includes:
- a CDS encoding Tex family protein, giving the protein MNAKHITLISSELGISAKQAENTMVLLSEGSTVPFISRYRKEMTGSLDEVQIGKIEDLQKRYKEVDDRREFIIKTITEQEKMTPELLEKLESTWVLAELEDIYLPYKPKRKTRATVAIEKGLQPLAELLFAQQDGDTSAAETFINEQVASSEEALKGARDIIAEWINENAECRDKLRKLFTHTGKMTSKVAEGKEEEGNKYKDYFDFSEDLREVPSHRVLAILRAESEGILFSTIAPQEEEAMELINKQFVTGKGAAAEQVAKAGADAYKRLLRPSLENEFRAVAKEKADAEAIDVFAENLRQLLLAAPLGPKAVIAIDPGYRTGCKTVALDNQGNMLDHDVIFPLEKNYKRDDAEALLKKWVNRYDTAAIAVGNGTAGRETEEFVKKIDFGKKINVFMVNESGASVYSASEVAREEFPDQDVTVRGAVSIGRRLIDPLAELVKIDPKSIGVGQYQHDVNQSSLKQSLDRVVVSCVNNVGVNLNTASKHLLAYVSGLGPSLAENIVKYRKENGAFSNRTQLKKVHRLGDKAFEQCAGFLRIENGDNPLDNSAVHPERYALVKEIAEKQHCSIEELIGQEDLRKKINPKDFVREDAGMLTIEDILKELAKPSRDPRDEIAIFEYAEGIHKIEDLKVGMVLPGVVTNITAFGAFVDIGVKQDGLVHISHMSNKFISNPNEAVKLNQKVQVTVLEVDIARKRISLSMKDQEKAQGGGGGPRRERRDDRRDDHRDDRKGKPAKEAPMNDFQAKLAALKNKFDK; this is encoded by the coding sequence ATGAATGCGAAACACATTACGCTTATTTCATCCGAACTGGGCATCTCCGCCAAACAGGCAGAGAACACCATGGTGTTATTGTCCGAAGGGTCTACTGTGCCCTTTATCAGCCGTTACCGCAAGGAGATGACGGGCAGTCTGGATGAGGTGCAGATAGGCAAGATTGAAGACCTGCAAAAGCGTTACAAAGAAGTGGACGACCGTCGTGAGTTTATTATCAAAACCATTACGGAGCAGGAGAAAATGACCCCTGAGCTGCTGGAGAAACTGGAGAGTACCTGGGTGCTGGCAGAGCTGGAGGACATCTATCTTCCCTACAAGCCCAAACGCAAGACGCGCGCCACCGTGGCCATCGAGAAAGGGCTGCAGCCGTTGGCCGAGCTGCTGTTTGCCCAGCAGGACGGAGACACCAGCGCTGCAGAGACATTCATCAACGAGCAGGTAGCCTCTTCAGAAGAAGCCCTGAAAGGCGCCCGCGACATTATCGCTGAATGGATCAATGAGAACGCCGAATGCCGTGACAAACTGCGTAAACTCTTTACCCATACCGGCAAGATGACTTCCAAAGTAGCCGAAGGCAAAGAAGAGGAAGGCAACAAATACAAAGACTATTTCGACTTTTCGGAAGACCTGCGCGAAGTGCCGTCCCACCGGGTACTGGCTATTCTGCGTGCCGAGTCTGAAGGCATACTGTTCAGCACCATTGCGCCACAGGAAGAAGAGGCCATGGAGCTGATCAACAAACAATTTGTGACTGGCAAGGGCGCTGCCGCCGAGCAGGTGGCCAAAGCCGGCGCCGATGCTTACAAACGCCTGCTGCGCCCTTCCCTGGAGAATGAATTCAGGGCCGTGGCCAAAGAGAAGGCAGATGCCGAAGCGATCGACGTATTTGCAGAGAACCTGCGTCAGCTGCTGCTGGCAGCGCCACTCGGCCCTAAAGCCGTGATCGCCATCGATCCGGGTTACCGTACCGGTTGCAAGACCGTGGCACTGGACAACCAGGGCAATATGCTGGACCATGACGTGATTTTCCCGCTCGAGAAAAACTATAAAAGAGATGACGCCGAAGCCCTGCTGAAAAAATGGGTTAACCGGTACGATACCGCGGCCATTGCCGTAGGCAACGGTACCGCCGGCCGCGAAACAGAAGAGTTTGTTAAAAAGATAGACTTCGGCAAAAAGATCAACGTGTTTATGGTCAACGAAAGCGGCGCCTCCGTGTATTCCGCTTCTGAAGTGGCCCGTGAAGAATTCCCCGACCAGGACGTGACCGTACGCGGCGCCGTGTCCATCGGCCGCAGGCTGATCGATCCGCTGGCGGAACTGGTAAAGATCGACCCCAAATCCATTGGTGTAGGTCAATATCAACACGACGTGAACCAGTCTTCCCTGAAACAGAGCCTTGACCGTGTGGTAGTAAGCTGCGTGAACAATGTGGGCGTAAACCTCAATACCGCCTCCAAGCACCTGCTGGCGTATGTTTCCGGCCTTGGCCCTTCCCTCGCGGAAAACATCGTGAAATACCGCAAGGAAAACGGCGCCTTCAGCAACCGTACACAGCTGAAGAAAGTACACCGGCTGGGTGACAAAGCCTTTGAACAGTGTGCCGGCTTCCTCCGCATTGAAAACGGAGACAACCCGCTGGACAATTCCGCCGTACACCCTGAACGCTACGCCCTCGTGAAAGAAATTGCCGAGAAGCAACACTGCAGCATTGAGGAACTGATAGGCCAGGAAGACCTGCGCAAAAAAATCAACCCGAAAGACTTCGTACGCGAAGACGCCGGTATGCTCACCATTGAGGATATCCTGAAAGAGCTGGCCAAACCCAGCCGCGACCCGCGTGATGAAATAGCTATCTTTGAATACGCAGAAGGCATCCACAAAATCGAAGACCTGAAAGTGGGCATGGTACTGCCAGGCGTTGTGACCAACATCACCGCATTCGGCGCCTTCGTGGACATCGGGGTAAAGCAGGATGGCCTGGTGCATATCTCCCATATGTCCAACAAATTCATCAGCAACCCGAACGAAGCCGTGAAGCTGAACCAGAAGGTACAGGTGACCGTTCTTGAAGTGGATATCGCCCGTAAACGCATCTCCCTGTCTATGAAAGACCAGGAGAAAGCCCAGGGCGGCGGTGGCGGACCGCGCAGAGAGCGTCGTGACGACCGTCGTGACGATCACCGCGACGACCGCAAGGGAAAACCAGCCAAGGAAGCGCCTATGAACGATTTCCAGGCGAAGCTGGCAGCGTTGAAAAATAAGTTTGATAAATAA
- a CDS encoding enoyl-CoA hydratase-related protein — protein MQPEFIIIHQQVAPYVAHIQLNRPKELNALNLQLMGELRDALKLLDADEQVRAIVLSGNEKAFAAGADIKQMAEKSAIDMFNTDQFSTWDTIKRTKKPIIAAVSGFALGGGCELMMLCDMIVASETARFGQPEIKLGVMPGAGGTQRLTRAVGKALAMEMVLTGRFITAQEAQQAGLINRVVPVELFLQEAIKLAGEVAAMAPLAVKMAKEAVLKAFDTTLDEGLHFERKNFYLLFASSDQKEGMQAFMEKRTPDFKGQ, from the coding sequence ATGCAACCGGAATTTATTATCATACACCAGCAAGTGGCGCCCTATGTGGCCCACATCCAGTTAAACAGGCCCAAAGAACTGAATGCCCTGAACCTCCAGCTGATGGGCGAATTACGCGATGCCCTGAAACTCCTCGATGCGGATGAACAGGTACGTGCGATCGTCCTCAGCGGCAATGAAAAAGCTTTCGCCGCAGGCGCTGATATCAAACAGATGGCGGAAAAGTCTGCTATCGACATGTTTAATACAGACCAGTTCAGCACCTGGGACACCATCAAAAGAACAAAAAAACCTATCATCGCGGCAGTGAGCGGCTTCGCCCTGGGCGGCGGCTGCGAACTGATGATGCTCTGTGATATGATCGTGGCCAGCGAGACAGCCCGCTTCGGCCAGCCGGAAATAAAACTGGGCGTAATGCCTGGCGCCGGCGGTACACAGCGACTGACCCGCGCGGTAGGTAAAGCCCTTGCCATGGAGATGGTGCTCACCGGCCGCTTTATTACGGCCCAGGAAGCACAACAGGCCGGCCTGATCAACCGCGTAGTGCCGGTGGAACTGTTCCTGCAGGAGGCCATCAAACTGGCAGGTGAAGTGGCTGCTATGGCCCCGCTGGCAGTGAAAATGGCGAAAGAGGCCGTTCTCAAAGCTTTTGACACCACCCTCGATGAAGGCCTCCACTTCGAAAGGAAAAATTTCTACCTGCTCTTCGCTTCCTCCGATCAGAAGGAAGGTATGCAGGCGTTCATGGAGAAAAGAACCCCCGATTTTAAAGGTCAATAA
- a CDS encoding DUF3667 domain-containing protein: MKSQHLRSEKNCLNCGTEVPERYCPLCGQENTVQHETFGHLVGHVVADIVHYDSQFLKTLKYLTIRPGFLTKEYWAGRRVRYVNPIKLYVFVSFVFFFAMALINNSKDHGKKPVVHASTATTRTEEKQVYDGTDYRSVAEYDSVQASLPADKRNHGLEDRMERNLARMREHKQGSRAAFVEMFVHSLPKIMFILMPLFALMVKWTHRKRGLVYTDHAIFTIHFHAFLFIILLVALVIRFFIHRETPLNLAYWGIFLYLLLALRNAYQQSFWKALIKALLLYLGYFIVALTVFVLFFFVMLLA, from the coding sequence GTGAAATCACAACACTTACGCTCTGAAAAAAACTGTCTCAACTGTGGTACGGAAGTGCCGGAACGCTATTGTCCGCTCTGTGGACAGGAAAATACAGTGCAGCACGAAACCTTTGGCCACCTGGTCGGGCATGTGGTGGCGGATATCGTCCACTACGATTCCCAGTTCCTGAAAACACTCAAATACCTGACCATCCGCCCCGGCTTCCTGACAAAGGAATACTGGGCCGGAAGAAGGGTCCGGTACGTCAATCCCATCAAACTATACGTATTCGTATCATTCGTGTTCTTCTTCGCCATGGCACTGATCAATAACTCAAAAGACCATGGAAAGAAACCGGTAGTGCATGCAAGCACGGCAACAACGCGAACAGAAGAAAAACAGGTGTACGACGGAACCGATTATCGCAGCGTGGCAGAATATGATTCTGTACAGGCGTCGCTGCCCGCGGATAAACGTAACCACGGACTGGAAGACCGCATGGAGCGCAACCTTGCCAGGATGCGGGAGCACAAGCAAGGCAGCAGGGCGGCGTTTGTGGAGATGTTTGTCCATAGCCTGCCCAAGATCATGTTTATCCTTATGCCATTGTTCGCCCTAATGGTGAAATGGACGCACCGCAAACGTGGGCTGGTATACACTGATCACGCCATTTTTACCATTCATTTTCACGCTTTTCTGTTTATCATTCTTTTGGTGGCGCTGGTGATACGGTTCTTCATCCACAGGGAAACACCGCTGAACCTGGCCTACTGGGGCATATTCCTCTATCTGTTGCTGGCGCTGAGAAATGCCTACCAACAATCATTCTGGAAGGCGCTGATAAAAGCGCTGCTGCTTTACCTGGGATATTTTATCGTGGCGCTTACGGTATTCGTGCTTTTTTTCTTCGTGATGCTGCTGGCCTGA
- a CDS encoding DUF3667 domain-containing protein, whose protein sequence is MKSQHLRSEKNCLNCGTEVPERYCPLCGQENTVQHESFGHLVGHVVADIVHYDSQLLATLKYLTIRPGFLTTEYWAGRRVRYVNPIKLYIFISAVFFFFFLTLAGSQKDHNARPGIQTDLVDMEVGDIGSDYKSVAEYDSAQAAKPANKRYTGLEDRMQRRLARMRENKQSAKEVIREMFTHNLPKIMFILMPLFALLVKWTHRKRHLVYVDHAIFTVHVHSFLFIILFVGLVVRYFVHDDLPLDLAYWGVFFYLVFALKNAYQQSFWKSLLKALLLYCGYFTVAVILFVAFLFGVLASF, encoded by the coding sequence GTGAAATCACAACACTTACGCTCTGAGAAAAACTGTCTCAACTGCGGTACGGAAGTGCCGGAACGTTATTGTCCGCTATGTGGACAGGAAAATACCGTGCAGCACGAAAGCTTCGGCCACCTGGTGGGCCACGTGGTGGCGGACATCGTTCATTACGACTCCCAATTGCTGGCAACATTGAAATACCTGACCATACGTCCGGGCTTTCTGACAACAGAATACTGGGCCGGCAGAAGGGTGCGTTATGTGAACCCGATTAAACTGTACATATTCATATCGGCCGTCTTTTTCTTCTTCTTTCTGACGCTGGCCGGCAGCCAAAAAGACCATAATGCCAGGCCAGGCATTCAGACAGACCTGGTGGATATGGAGGTAGGGGACATAGGCTCCGATTATAAAAGTGTGGCGGAATATGATTCCGCGCAGGCTGCCAAACCGGCCAATAAACGGTATACAGGGCTGGAAGACCGCATGCAACGCCGCCTTGCAAGAATGCGGGAAAACAAACAAAGCGCTAAAGAGGTGATCCGGGAAATGTTTACGCATAACCTGCCAAAGATCATGTTTATCCTCATGCCGCTCTTTGCGCTGCTGGTAAAATGGACGCATCGCAAGCGCCACCTTGTATACGTTGATCACGCCATCTTCACGGTACATGTCCATTCTTTCCTGTTTATCATTCTCTTTGTGGGACTGGTGGTACGCTATTTTGTTCACGATGATTTACCGCTGGACCTGGCCTACTGGGGCGTATTTTTTTATCTGGTATTCGCACTGAAAAACGCTTATCAGCAGTCATTCTGGAAATCGTTGCTGAAAGCGTTGTTGCTGTACTGTGGATATTTCACGGTGGCTGTGATATTGTTCGTAGCTTTTCTGTTTGGCGTGCTTGCCAGCTTTTGA